A region from the Flexibacter flexilis DSM 6793 genome encodes:
- the nuoH gene encoding NADH-quinone oxidoreductase subunit NuoH: MENTVLLVKAIIILLIFGITLLIATYSTYAERKIAGFLQDRLGPNRAGPFGLFQPLADAVKMFFKEEFIPARSNKWLFIAGPCLAITTALMSSAVIPFGNTLEVEGQEIRVQGVEANIGILYIFGVVSLGVYGVMIGGWASNNKFSLLGAIRAASQNISYELAMGMSIVAILMSSGSLNLFDIVKQQGEPLLGISGFSWNIFYQPLGFIIFLICAFAETNRTPFDLPECEAELIGGYHTEYSSMKLGFYLFAEYINIFVASAVMSAMYFGGYHFPFIDKLGLPHNVLTIVGTLVFFGKIVAFIFFFMWVRWTLPRFRYDQLMNLGWKSLIPLSILNIILTGAAIMIKQYFFNN, from the coding sequence ATGGAAAATACTGTACTGTTGGTTAAAGCCATTATCATACTCCTGATTTTTGGAATTACCTTATTGATAGCTACATATTCTACCTATGCGGAACGTAAAATCGCAGGTTTTTTGCAAGACCGCTTGGGGCCAAACCGTGCGGGGCCATTTGGTTTGTTTCAACCGTTGGCCGATGCGGTAAAAATGTTCTTCAAAGAAGAATTTATTCCTGCTCGTTCTAACAAATGGCTGTTTATTGCAGGGCCTTGCTTGGCCATCACGACGGCTTTGATGTCGAGTGCGGTTATTCCGTTCGGCAACACGTTAGAAGTTGAAGGTCAGGAGATTAGAGTGCAAGGTGTAGAAGCAAACATCGGTATCTTGTATATTTTTGGTGTGGTTTCGTTGGGCGTTTATGGTGTAATGATTGGTGGCTGGGCTTCTAACAACAAATTCTCGTTGTTGGGTGCGATTCGTGCTGCATCTCAAAACATTAGCTACGAATTAGCAATGGGTATGTCTATCGTGGCAATCCTGATGAGTTCGGGTTCGCTTAACTTGTTCGACATCGTAAAACAACAAGGTGAGCCGCTTTTGGGTATTTCTGGTTTCTCTTGGAATATTTTTTACCAACCTTTGGGCTTTATCATTTTCTTGATTTGTGCTTTTGCTGAGACCAACCGCACGCCTTTCGATTTGCCAGAGTGCGAAGCCGAGTTGATTGGCGGTTATCACACCGAATATAGCAGTATGAAATTGGGCTTTTATTTGTTTGCCGAATACATCAACATTTTTGTGGCTTCTGCCGTAATGTCTGCGATGTATTTTGGTGGCTACCATTTCCCATTCATCGACAAATTAGGTTTGCCTCACAACGTTTTGACTATCGTCGGAACACTCGTGTTTTTCGGTAAAATAGTAGCTTTCATCTTCTTCTTTATGTGGGTTCGTTGGACGCTTCCACGCTTCCGTTACGACCAACTCATGAATTTGGGCTGGAAATCGCTTATTCCTTTGTCAATTCTTAATATTATCCTGACAGGTGCGGCGATTATGATTAAGCAATACTTTTTCAATAACTAA
- the nuoK gene encoding NADH-quinone oxidoreductase subunit NuoK → MHEIPEVIKTIPLNYYVFFASALFVIGIVGVLTRRNALIIFMSVELMLNSVNLLLTAFSAYRSDPNGQVFVFFIMAVAAAEVAVGLAIIVMIYRNVRSIDVELMSKLKW, encoded by the coding sequence ATGCACGAAATACCTGAGGTCATTAAGACCATTCCGCTAAACTACTATGTGTTTTTTGCTTCCGCTCTGTTTGTGATAGGCATAGTAGGTGTACTCACGCGCCGCAACGCTCTGATTATTTTCATGTCCGTAGAGCTTATGCTCAACTCCGTGAATTTGTTGCTAACGGCCTTTTCGGCTTATCGCTCCGACCCGAACGGTCAAGTGTTTGTGTTTTTCATTATGGCGGTAGCTGCCGCCGAAGTAGCCGTTGGGCTTGCCATTATCGTCATGATTTACAGAAATGTACGCTCCATAGACGTAGAGTTGATGTCCAAACTCAAGTGGTAA
- a CDS encoding NADH-quinone oxidoreductase subunit J family protein: MADKLFYFLTFLALLSALMVVFSRNPVHSVLYLILTFFSLSGHYVLLNAQFIAAVNIIVYAGAIMVLFLFVIMFLNMKSEHEVHKSNLFKVAASIAGGMLLVVIVAVLKDANLHSVDETTFDSQVGLVKSLGKALFTRFLVPFELASILLLVAMAGAVMLGKREAGERNTF; the protein is encoded by the coding sequence ATGGCAGATAAACTCTTTTATTTTCTTACATTCTTGGCCTTACTCAGTGCGCTGATGGTGGTGTTTTCGCGCAACCCAGTGCATAGCGTTTTGTACCTGATACTTACGTTTTTCTCCCTTTCTGGCCACTACGTTTTGCTCAACGCCCAGTTTATTGCTGCCGTGAACATTATTGTGTACGCAGGTGCTATCATGGTACTTTTCTTGTTCGTGATTATGTTCCTGAACATGAAAAGTGAGCATGAAGTCCACAAAAGTAATTTGTTCAAAGTGGCTGCGTCCATTGCGGGCGGTATGCTGTTGGTCGTGATTGTGGCCGTTCTGAAAGATGCCAACTTGCACAGCGTAGATGAAACCACTTTCGACTCGCAAGTAGGTTTGGTCAAAAGTTTAGGTAAAGCCCTTTTCACACGTTTCTTAGTTCCTTTCGAATTGGCTTCGATTCTGTTGTTGGTTGCGATGGCTGGTGCTGTAATGCTCGGCAAACGCGAAGCGGGAGAACGTAACACATTCTAA
- the nuoF gene encoding NADH-quinone oxidoreductase subunit NuoF, translated as MGLKILTEHINTQGIETFEVYRQKGGYRAVEKALKTMSPDDVVEEVKKSGLRGRGGAGFPTGMKWSFIDKKSGKPRYLVCNGDESEPGTFKDRYLMSHSPHTLVEGMIVSSYALGTNTSYIYLRGEMLYVVTILEKAIAEAYAKGFLGKNILGSGYDLDIYVQSGGGAYICGEETALLESLEGKRGNPRNKPPFPAIAGLYGCPTVVNNVESIAAVSWIVNNGGEEYAKIGIGRSTGTKLISASGHINKPGVYEIELGVPVEEFIYSDEYCGGIWKGKKMKAVVAGGSSVPILPTELILKTVNGENRLMTYESLSDGGFATGTMLGSGGFIVMDEDTCIVRNTWNFARFYHHESCGQCSPCREGTGWMEKVLHRIEYGHGTSADIDLLVSVAKKIEGNTICPLGDAAAWPVAAAIRHFRDEFEWHVKNPSQAHISGPIYRREAVTA; from the coding sequence ATGGGATTAAAGATATTAACCGAACATATTAACACGCAAGGTATCGAAACTTTCGAGGTGTATCGCCAAAAAGGTGGCTACCGTGCCGTGGAAAAAGCCCTTAAAACTATGTCGCCAGACGATGTGGTGGAGGAAGTAAAAAAATCGGGCTTGCGTGGTCGTGGGGGAGCAGGTTTCCCGACGGGCATGAAGTGGAGTTTTATTGATAAAAAATCGGGCAAACCTCGCTATTTGGTTTGCAACGGCGACGAAAGTGAGCCAGGTACTTTCAAAGACCGCTACTTGATGTCGCACAGCCCGCATACATTGGTAGAAGGCATGATTGTGTCCAGCTATGCGTTGGGTACAAACACTTCGTACATTTATTTGCGCGGCGAAATGCTGTATGTAGTAACGATTCTCGAAAAAGCCATTGCAGAGGCTTACGCCAAAGGCTTTTTGGGTAAAAATATTTTGGGAAGTGGCTACGACTTAGACATTTATGTTCAGTCGGGTGGTGGTGCTTACATTTGCGGCGAGGAAACGGCTTTGCTCGAATCGCTCGAAGGCAAACGCGGCAACCCACGCAACAAACCGCCTTTCCCAGCGATTGCAGGTCTTTATGGTTGCCCGACCGTAGTAAACAACGTAGAATCTATCGCGGCTGTTTCGTGGATTGTGAACAACGGAGGCGAGGAATACGCAAAAATTGGTATTGGTCGCAGTACAGGTACAAAATTGATTTCGGCCTCTGGCCACATCAACAAACCAGGTGTTTATGAAATCGAATTGGGCGTACCAGTCGAGGAATTTATTTACTCTGACGAATATTGCGGCGGCATCTGGAAAGGCAAAAAAATGAAAGCGGTTGTAGCTGGCGGTTCGTCAGTACCGATTTTGCCAACAGAACTTATTCTTAAAACTGTCAATGGCGAAAATCGCTTGATGACCTACGAATCCCTTTCGGATGGTGGTTTTGCGACAGGTACAATGCTTGGTTCGGGTGGTTTTATCGTCATGGACGAAGACACTTGCATCGTGCGTAACACTTGGAATTTTGCGCGTTTCTATCATCACGAATCTTGCGGACAATGTAGCCCATGCCGCGAGGGTACGGGTTGGATGGAAAAAGTGTTGCACCGCATCGAATACGGACACGGCACATCGGCGGATATTGATTTGCTGGTGAGCGTAGCCAAAAAGATAGAAGGTAATACGATTTGTCCGCTTGGAGATGCGGCAGCGTGGCCAGTGGCTGCGGCTATTCGCCATTTCCGCGACGAGTTTGAGTGGCACGTGAAAAATCCTTCGCAAGCACACATTTCAGGCCCTATTTATCGCCGTGAAGCGGTAACCGCCTAA
- a CDS encoding 2Fe-2S iron-sulfur cluster-binding protein, translated as MELIKITFDGIEVEVEPGTTILQAARKIGGDVVPPAMCYYSSLKGSGGKCRACLVKVTQGSAKDPRPMPKLVASCITGVQDGMVVENTLSQDVLDTRKAVVEFLLLNHPLDCPVCDQAGECDLQNFAFEHGASATRYQEERRTFDKIDIGPYVQLHMTRCILCYRCVFTADQLTSKRVHGVMKRGDAAEISTYISKSVEGEYYGNIIDVCPVGALTDKTFRFKNRVWFTKPVDAHRDCDKCSGKVVLWYRGDEVLRVTARRNAYNEVERESFICNTCRFEKKNTSDWVIEQPRAISRTSVISQNHYLGNLQKPDFQLKVAERDYKAIDDTHPKLVEYKVNKE; from the coding sequence ATGGAGTTAATAAAAATTACTTTTGATGGAATAGAAGTAGAAGTAGAACCAGGTACTACCATACTTCAGGCAGCACGCAAAATCGGTGGCGACGTAGTGCCGCCTGCGATGTGCTATTATTCATCGCTCAAAGGTAGCGGTGGCAAATGCCGTGCTTGTTTGGTGAAAGTTACGCAAGGTTCGGCCAAAGACCCGCGTCCGATGCCAAAATTAGTGGCTTCGTGTATTACGGGCGTGCAAGATGGCATGGTGGTAGAAAACACACTTAGTCAGGACGTTTTGGACACGCGCAAAGCGGTAGTAGAATTTTTGTTGTTGAATCACCCGCTCGACTGCCCAGTTTGCGACCAAGCAGGCGAATGCGATTTACAAAATTTTGCTTTCGAACATGGTGCTTCTGCGACGCGTTATCAGGAAGAACGCCGCACTTTCGATAAAATAGATATTGGCCCTTACGTGCAGTTGCACATGACGCGTTGTATTTTGTGTTACCGCTGCGTATTTACAGCCGACCAACTTACTTCAAAACGCGTTCACGGCGTAATGAAACGCGGTGATGCTGCCGAAATCAGCACTTATATTAGCAAATCTGTTGAAGGCGAATACTACGGCAACATCATTGACGTATGCCCAGTGGGTGCGCTTACCGACAAAACTTTCCGTTTCAAAAACCGTGTTTGGTTCACTAAACCAGTGGACGCACACCGCGACTGCGACAAATGCAGTGGTAAAGTGGTACTTTGGTACAGAGGCGATGAGGTGTTGCGCGTAACGGCTCGCCGTAATGCTTACAACGAAGTAGAACGCGAATCTTTCATCTGTAACACTTGCCGTTTTGAGAAGAAAAATACCAGCGATTGGGTAATTGAGCAACCTCGCGCTATTTCCAGAACGTCGGTTATTTCTCAAAATCACTACTTAGGCAATTTGCAAAAGCCTGATTTCCAACTCAAAGTAGCGGAAAGAGATTACAAGGCAATTGACGATACGCATCCTAAATTGGTAGAATATAAAGTAAACAAAGAGTAA
- a CDS encoding NuoI/complex I 23 kDa subunit family protein: MQKLSNRAKKIEQKPLTLSERMYLPAIAQGLGITIKHFFRKKPTIQYPEQQRPMSSVYRGLHVLKRDEQGRERCTACGLCALSCPAEAISMVSAERKKGEENLYREEKYAAVYEINMLRCIFCGLCEEACPKAAIFLQSDKLAPAFFEREDVIFGKDRLVESLDRKRAPKSVKSGLTDSDRYVNNDLVRVPKKR; this comes from the coding sequence ATGCAAAAACTATCCAATAGAGCTAAAAAGATAGAACAAAAGCCCCTGACGCTTTCTGAGCGTATGTATTTGCCTGCTATTGCGCAAGGCTTGGGCATTACCATTAAGCACTTTTTCAGAAAGAAACCAACCATACAATATCCTGAGCAGCAACGCCCGATGAGTTCGGTGTACAGAGGTTTGCACGTGCTCAAACGCGACGAACAAGGCCGCGAAAGATGTACGGCTTGTGGTTTGTGTGCGCTTTCTTGTCCTGCGGAGGCCATCTCGATGGTGTCGGCAGAACGCAAAAAAGGAGAGGAGAATTTGTATCGTGAAGAAAAATACGCAGCGGTTTACGAAATCAATATGTTGCGTTGTATTTTCTGCGGTTTGTGCGAAGAGGCTTGCCCGAAAGCAGCTATTTTCTTGCAAAGCGACAAACTTGCTCCTGCATTCTTTGAGCGCGAAGATGTGATTTTCGGCAAAGACCGCTTGGTTGAGTCGCTTGACCGCAAGCGTGCGCCTAAGTCCGTGAAATCAGGACTTACTGATTCTGACCGTTATGTGAACAATGATTTGGTTCGTGTTCCCAAAAAACGCTAA